A single window of Triplophysa dalaica isolate WHDGS20190420 chromosome 14, ASM1584641v1, whole genome shotgun sequence DNA harbors:
- the nutf2 gene encoding nuclear transport factor 2 isoform X1 codes for MGDKPIWEQIGSSFVQHYYHLFDTDRTQLGSIYIDASCLTWEGQQFQGKAAIVEKLSSLPFTKIGHSITAQDHQPTPDSCILSMVVGQLKADDDPIMGFHQSFILKNINDAWVCTNDMFRLALHNFS; via the exons ATGGGAGACAAGCCGATATGGGAACAAATAGGATCCAGCTTTGTGCAACATTACTATCATCTGTTTGACACAGACAGGACTCAACTTGGATCAATATAT ATTGATGCGTCATGCCTTACGTGGGAGGGTCAGCAATTCCAGGGAAAAGCAGCAATTGTCGAAAAGCTCTCC AGCCTGCCCTTCACAAAAATAGGCCACAGCATAACAGCACAAGATCACCAGCCCACCCCTGATAGCTGCATATTAAGTATGGTAGTAGGCCAACTAAaa gcAGATGATGACCCCATCATGGGATTCCATCAGAGCTTCATTCTGAAGAACATTAATGATGCGTGGGTTTGCACCAATGACATGTTCCGTCTAGCGCTGCACAATTTTAGTTGA
- the nutf2 gene encoding nuclear transport factor 2 isoform X2: MGDKPIWEQIGSSFVQHYYHLFDTDRTQLGSIYIDASCLTWEGQQFQGKAAIVEKLSSLPFTKIGHSITAQDHQPTPDSCILSMVVGQLKADDDQVLGVHQTFLLKYFNTAWVGTNEVFRLALHNL; the protein is encoded by the exons ATGGGAGACAAGCCGATATGGGAACAAATAGGATCCAGCTTTGTGCAACATTACTATCATCTGTTTGACACAGACAGGACTCAACTTGGATCAATATAT ATTGATGCGTCATGCCTTACGTGGGAGGGTCAGCAATTCCAGGGAAAAGCAGCAATTGTCGAAAAGCTCTCC AGCCTGCCCTTCACAAAAATAGGCCACAGCATAACAGCACAAGATCACCAGCCCACCCCTGATAGCTGCATATTAAGTATGGTAGTAGGCCAACTAAaa GCTGATGATGACCAGGTGCTGGGTGTCCATCAGACCTTTCTGTTGAAATATTTCAACACTGCCTGGGTTGGCACCAATGAAGTCTTCAGGCTTGCCCTGCACAACCTTTGA